The Roseovarius sp. EL26 genome contains the following window.
TGCGACATTGGTTGTACACTCGCTGACCAAATACCTGACAGGCAACGGCACCGTCACCGGCGGAGTTGTAGTTGATTCAGGTAAATTCGATTGGTCCGCCTCGGATAAATTCCCATCCTTGTCAGCCCCCGAAGAGGCCTATCACGGCCTGAAGTTTCACGAAACATTCGGCCCATTGGCCTTTACCTTCCACGGCATTGCCATCGGCCTACGCGATCTGGGTATGACCCTAAACCCACAAGCCGCGCATTATACGCTCATGGGAACCGAAACGCTTTCTTTGCGGATGCAGCGCCACGTCGAAAACGCCCAAATCATTACAGAGTGGCTGGAAAAAGATGAGCGAGTAGAAGAAGTTACCTACGCAGGTCTCAAATCCTCACCCTATCATGATCGGGTTGCCAAGGTCTGTCCCAAAGGTGCTGGCGGGTTGTTCACCGTTGCTCTCAAAGGCGGCTATGACGCCTGTGTAAAACTGGTCGACAGCCTTGAGCTTTTCAGTCACGTAGCCAACCTCGGTGACACGCGATCTTTGATCATTCACTCGGCCTCAACCACACACCGCCAGCTCACTCCAGAGCAACAGACAGCAGCTGGAGCGGGCCCCAATGTTGTACGAATTTCCATCGGCATCGAAGATGCGGATGACCTCATTGCCGATCTTGATCAAGCGCTGGCTAAAGCCACGGCCTAATCCCCTCACCCCTGCCATCTGCGTTTTCTCGCCGGTGGCAGGGCTTTTACTTTGCCTTGACGAAAAGCTGGTGTAAAATTGATCCGGTGGAGAATTCCGCCATTGATTTCAAGTCCCTGAATAAGCGCTCCCAATGAAGCCCAATTTTACCCTTTCGCTCTCGCTGAATGGAATTTGCCTGACCCATCTTTCCGATGGGGAACAGGAAATTGTGGGTACCGTTTCGCTTGATAGTAAATTCCTCGCAAGTGAACTTGCCAACCTGCGAGAGACCGCACAGGGCGTGAGCACAGATACAATTGCCACCAGATTGATTGTACCCAACGATCAGATTCGTTATCTTTCCACGGATCCTCACGGCGCGTCAGAAACAGACCTGACTGAGATCGCGCGCCAGACCCTGACGGGTGCGACGCCCTATGCAATTTATGATCTGGCCTATGATTATTGCATCGATGCCGGTGTCTTACGCATCGCAGCAGTGGCGCGTGAAACTCTGCTGGAGGCCGAAAATTTCGCAATCGAACATGGGTTTAATCCGGTTGAATTTGGGGCAGAACCAGACAGCAACGACTTCAGAGGAAGCCCCAATTTCGGACCGACCCGACAGGCCATGCAGCTTGGCAAAGATACGGGCGAGACTAAAGTAAAGCAATCTGCACCCGAAAAAGTCGAAGTAATTGAATTTCACAGCGCGCGCGTATCCGTTTCGAATGATAAAAGTGAAGTGGTCAAAGACGTTGCAACCTCGCAGCATGCTGCGCTTGATGTTTCAGACAGCAAATCTAGCCCCAGCGCATCAATGGAAGTTAAGCCTACCCTTACCTCTCCTCGCGCCGATATCCCAACTGCAACCCCCACTATAGCAGAGAGCCTGCAACCTGCGGTGCGCCGCAAACCGCGCAATATAGCGCTGATCACAGCGGGCATCGTTGGCCTTGTTCTGGTCAATTTGGCAATCTGGCCGCCACTTTTCTCCGATGATGATCAGGTCGAACAGATCGTGCAGACCGAGACACACGACATTGCAGCACTGCCCGATGAATACACCGGTGATACATCGCCGGTTGACATTGACCCCCCGCGTCAGAGCATTGTTCGCCCTCAAGAGCTCACCTCTGACGAGGCACGGGTACGCTATGCCGCGACCGGTGTTTGGCAAAAAGCCCCTCTGCCCCCACGCTCACCTGAGTTATCTGGCTTGGAGGACTTTTATCAAACCTCACTTGATCCCAAAGTCATATCATCAGACGCGGTGGCCCTGCCTGCAGCCGCCTATTTGCAAACCGATTTGCACCCAGACAGCAGCACACTTTCCTCCGGCACCGGTATAACGTTTGAATTTGATGATCGCGGGCTGGTGATTGCCTCAGATTACGGGACGCTATCGCCACAAGGCGTTATCGTTTATTCAGGTAGGCCGACCGCAAACCAACCGGCTTGGCCGAAACGTCATATTGTCGGGCAACCCAAAGAAATTGATGCACCTTTTGCCGGCCTGCGCCTTGCTAATCTGCGCCCTCGCGCCCGTCCCGATGACTTGAGCGATGGTG
Protein-coding sequences here:
- a CDS encoding O-acetylhomoserine aminocarboxypropyltransferase/cysteine synthase family protein: MAYGFDTLQIHAGARPDPATGARQTPIYQSTAYVFRDAEHAAALFNLQEVGYIYSRLTNPTVAVLQERVATLEGGVGAVCCSSGHAAQIMALFPLMAPGRNVVVSTRLYGGSVTQFSQTIKRFGWSATFVDFDDTDAIKAAIDDDTRAIFCESIANPGGYITDLPTIAKIADAAGLPLIVDNTSASPYLCRPIEHGATLVVHSLTKYLTGNGTVTGGVVVDSGKFDWSASDKFPSLSAPEEAYHGLKFHETFGPLAFTFHGIAIGLRDLGMTLNPQAAHYTLMGTETLSLRMQRHVENAQIITEWLEKDERVEEVTYAGLKSSPYHDRVAKVCPKGAGGLFTVALKGGYDACVKLVDSLELFSHVANLGDTRSLIIHSASTTHRQLTPEQQTAAGAGPNVVRISIGIEDADDLIADLDQALAKATA